Proteins from a genomic interval of Nocardia sp. BMG51109:
- a CDS encoding DUF397 domain-containing protein, with amino-acid sequence MNAYEPTPTGRSGWFKSTYSDHGNACVEVRFAGEEVLIRDSKYQGDQAQQPTIAVPACAWGQFLAIVAGETNTTAAPGIPDILHDTQSGETTLQDTAGRTLTFTPAEWGAFTSGVRLGEFSPVAA; translated from the coding sequence ATGAACGCTTACGAACCCACGCCGACCGGAAGATCCGGCTGGTTCAAGTCCACCTACTCCGACCACGGCAACGCCTGCGTCGAGGTGCGGTTCGCCGGCGAGGAAGTACTGATCCGCGACAGTAAGTATCAGGGCGATCAAGCCCAGCAGCCGACCATCGCCGTCCCTGCTTGCGCCTGGGGCCAGTTCCTCGCCATCGTGGCAGGCGAGACCAATACAACCGCCGCGCCCGGCATCCCGGACATCCTGCACGACACGCAATCTGGCGAAACGACTCTGCAAGATACGGCCGGTAGGACTCTCACCTTCACCCCCGCCGAGTGGGGTGCCTTCACCAGCGGCGTTCGCCTCGGCGAGTTTTCACCCGTCGCCGCCTGA